The genomic segment TATTTGTAGTCCAGCATATGCCTGGTAAATTCATAACCCCTTTTGCCCAAAGAATCAATTCAGGCTGTGCTATGACATGTGTAGAAGCCAAAGCAGGCATGACTGTTGAACCAGGAACCATATATCTGGGCAGGGGCGGCTATCAAATGGTACTTTATAAGAGAACAGACAATAAGATTATGATTAGAACTCCTGGAAAACCTGAAACCACATTCAAGCCCTCAGTGGACATAACCATGAGTTCAGTTCTTGAGATTTTTGGTTCAGATACCATAGGAGTTCTTATGACAGGAATGGGCAAAGACGGGGCTGAATCCATGGTAAAAATTACAAATGCAGGGGGAATAACAATTGCAGAAAGCGATGAAAGCGCCATTGTTTACGGGATGCCCCGTGAAGCCATTGAACGGGGCGGGGCCAGGATTATTGTTCCGTGCTGGGATATTGCTGAAAAAATTATTCAAGCAGTTGGGGAGTAAATAGATTATGACTCAAATAAAAGTCCTGGTATGCGACGATTCCGCTCTTATGAGACGTTCCCTTAAAAAAATAATAGAATCTGATCCAAGGCTTATTGTTGCCGGAACAGCTCGAGACGGGCAGGATTCTGTTAATAAAGCCCGTGAATTGCAGCCTGATGTCATCACTATGGATGTGCATATGCCTGGAATGGACGGTATTACAGCTCTTCAGATTATTCAAAATGAGCAGATTGCCCCGGTTATCATGATTTCATATTATACTCAGGAAGGGGCTGAAGTTACCTTTGAAGCAATGGCACTGGGTGCTTTTGATTATGTACCCAAATTTGACGGCACAATCTCCGACTTAGGGCCTGTAAAACTTGAGATTATAGAAAAAATAAAAGCTGCAGCCAAACCTGGAATGCTTCAAAAACTTTCCAGAAACCGTTTAGCCCGAAACCAGGAGTCCAGAGAACAACAATCTACACTTACAAAAAAAAGACCAGGCAGCACAGGTTACAAAGCTGTTGTTATGGGCATTTCAACAGGAGGCCCTAAAACCCTGTTTGATGTTCTTCCTTATCTCCCAGGCAGTCTTCCTGTACCTGTTTTCCTGGTTCAGCACATGCCTGCCCAGTTTATTACAACCTTTGCCCGCAGAATAAACGACAACTGCCATATGCGCTGTGTGGAAGCAGAAGCAGGAACAGCAGTAGAACCAGGGACAATATACCTGGCAAAGGGCGATCACCATATGGTATTATATCAAAGATCAACAAACAAAATAATGATTAGAACCCCTGTAAAACCAGAGCATACATTCATGCCCTCCATAGATATTACCATGCAGTCAGTTCTTCAGGTTTTCGGCAGGCATACA from the Desulfonema limicola genome contains:
- a CDS encoding protein-glutamate methylesterase/protein-glutamine glutaminase; amino-acid sequence: MTQIKVLVCDDSALMRRSLKKIIESDPRLIVAGTARDGQDSVNKARELQPDVITMDVHMPGMDGITALQIIQNEQIAPVIMISYYTQEGAEVTFEAMALGAFDYVPKFDGTISDLGPVKLEIIEKIKAAAKPGMLQKLSRNRLARNQESREQQSTLTKKRPGSTGYKAVVMGISTGGPKTLFDVLPYLPGSLPVPVFLVQHMPAQFITTFARRINDNCHMRCVEAEAGTAVEPGTIYLAKGDHHMVLYQRSTNKIMIRTPVKPEHTFMPSIDITMQSVLQVFGRHTIGVLMTGMGSDGARAMVSIRKAGGLTIAESEESAIVFGMPAEAIQRGGAEIIVPSWEIADQIIKAAGV